The genomic window CCTCGTTTACCTCAATTATCCCCCACCAGCGCCTCAGTTTCCTCCTCGCCCTTTCGTAGTCGGGGTAAAATCTCCCAACGAGGGCCCAGAACTCGCGGGAGTGGTTGAGGTGCCTCAGGTGTGCCAGTTCGTGGATTACAACATAACCGATTAGGTCCTCCGGTAGCGCGACGAGACGGAGGTTAAAGCTCAGGTTTCCCCTGCCTGAACAGCTCGCCCACTTCGTCCTCTGGTTCCTTATGTAGATTTTCCCGGGTGAAACGCCCATGAGAATGGAGTAGAAGGCTATCTTGGGACTTAACTTATCCCTCAGGAGCCCTTTAAGGGCACTTCTGGCCCTTTCCCTTTCCTTCGGCAGGACGAGCCTTTCTTCCTCCAGTTCCAGCGTTCCAACGTTATCAAGCTTGAGCTCGTAGAACTTTCCTAAGAGCGGAAACCCACGGCCGGCCTCTTTCCTCACCTCTTCGAGCTCCGCCAGCCGGTTTCGCAACCAGCGTTCGTGCTTCCTCAGAAAGGCCTCAACGTCAAAACCCTCCGGTGCCGTAACTACAACCCTGCCGTCGGGCTTTATTTCAAGCCTCGCGTATCTGACGGGCCTCCTTCGAACCTCGACCTCCATTGAACCACCCGTTACCACGCTGTTTGGAGCAGACCTCCGCCGTAGGCGAGCCACAGGAGGAATGCAGTGGCAAAGGGGACTGTGAACTCGTCGTAGGCCGAGCGCAGGGGGAGACTCTCGATTAGAGTCGCGATAAACGCCACCCCAAAGATTAAGTTCCAGTTAGGGTCCACTGAAAGAACTCTGTGCGCTCCCCAGAGTGCGAGGGCCGAAACGAGGAACATCGTCGCGCTTCCAACGAGCGTTTTTCGCCTGTTCCAGGGAATCCTCGGCCCGCCAACGGTCTGACCGACGATGGCGTTAAAGCAGTCGCCGAAAGTTGAAACCCACAGCGCGGACAGTGCCATGAGCTTTGGAAATACCGTGCATATAATTCCCATCGTTGTCCAGAAGAGGAAGCTACCCATGAAGTTGTCCATCTCATCTTCCCTTGCCATCGTTTTATAACTCAAATCCGCTATCGGCACGGTGAACTTCCATCCCCTGAGCAGTTTCAGATGCTGTAGGGTGTAGAGAAAGGCCAGCGACCAGACGACGAGTAGAGTAACCCATTTCGGCGTGAACAGTATTATTGGAGCACCTAAAATTCCCGGCGAAACGTGCCAGAGCTTTCTAACCAGCTCTCTTCGTGAAATGCGGTTCATGATTTCACCTTTAATTGGTGGGGAAAGGGATATTTATCGTTTTCTTTCGTGGCGATAACTATAAAAGTGCATAATCTATACCGCCATGTATGCGGGTAACATTTGAGCGTATTGTTGTAGTAGACGGGACCCCTGAAAAGTTGAAAAAGTTTCTGGAG from Thermococcus sp. includes these protein-coding regions:
- a CDS encoding SprT family zinc-dependent metalloprotease, with protein sequence MEVEVRRRPVRYARLEIKPDGRVVVTAPEGFDVEAFLRKHERWLRNRLAELEEVRKEAGRGFPLLGKFYELKLDNVGTLELEEERLVLPKERERARSALKGLLRDKLSPKIAFYSILMGVSPGKIYIRNQRTKWASCSGRGNLSFNLRLVALPEDLIGYVVIHELAHLRHLNHSREFWALVGRFYPDYERARRKLRRWWGIIEVNEGWRWLEGRE
- a CDS encoding phosphatidate cytidylyltransferase, which translates into the protein MNRISRRELVRKLWHVSPGILGAPIILFTPKWVTLLVVWSLAFLYTLQHLKLLRGWKFTVPIADLSYKTMAREDEMDNFMGSFLFWTTMGIICTVFPKLMALSALWVSTFGDCFNAIVGQTVGGPRIPWNRRKTLVGSATMFLVSALALWGAHRVLSVDPNWNLIFGVAFIATLIESLPLRSAYDEFTVPFATAFLLWLAYGGGLLQTAW